In the genome of Streptomyces aquilus, the window TTCGTCGGTGACCCAGTAGCGGCCGGGACGCAGACCGTTGCGGTCGAGGACCGCGCCGACCTGGGTGCCGTCGGTGAAGGTGACACAGGCCGGGCCGTCCCAGGGCTCCATCATCGTGGAGTGGAACTGGTAGAAGGCGCGCCGGGCCGGGTCCATGGAGTCGTGGTTCTCCCACGCCTCCGGGATCATCATCAGCACGGAGTGCGGCAGCGAACGCCCGCCCAGGTGCAGGAGTTCGAGCACCTCGTCGAAGGACGCCGAGTCGGAGGCGTCGGGCGTACAGATCGGGAAGACCCGCTCCAGCCCCTTGTCCCCGAACAGGTCGGAGACCAGCTGCGACTCACGCGCGGCCATCCAGTTGCGGTTGCCCTTGACGGTGTTGATCTCACCGTTGTGCGCGACGAAGCGGTACGGGTGCGCGAGCGGCCACGACGGGAAGGTGTTCGTGGAGAAGCGCGAGTGGACGAGCGCGATGGCCGAGGCGAAGCGGCGGTCGGACAGGTCCGGGAAGAAGGGCTCCAGCTGGCCGGTGGTCAGCATGCCCTTGTAGACGATGGTCCGCGCGGACAGCGACGGGAAGTAGACGTCGACCTCGCGCTCGGCGCGCTTGCGCAGCACGAAGGCCTTGCGGTCGAGCTCGATGCCGGAGCCGGCGCCGTCGGCGACGAAGATCTCGCGGAAGGCGGGCATGGTCGACCGGGCGGTGGCGCCGAGGAGCTCGGGCGCGACCGGGACCTCACGCCAGCCGAGGACGGTGAGGCCCTCTTCGCCGGCGATCGTCTCGATCCGCGAGACGGCGTCCTCGGTGCCGTCCTCCGGGAGGAAGGCGATACCGACGGCGTAGGCGCCCGCCTCGGGCAGCTCGAAGCCGGCCACCTCACGGAAGAAGGCGTCCGGAACCTGGGTCAGGATGCCCGCTCCGTCACCCGAGTCGGGCTCGGAGCCGGTGGCACCGCGGTGCTCCAGGTTGCGCAGAACGGTGAGCGCCTGCTCGACCAGCGCATGGCTCGCCTCGCCGGTGAGGGTGGCCACGAAACCGACGCCACAGGCGTCCTTTTCGTTGCGGGGGTCGTACATACCCTGCGCAGCAGGGCGAGCATCCATGAAGGACCACTTCTGGCCATTCGCGGAATGCTGGGACGGCTGGCGCGGCGTACGCATCGGCTCTCCCGTCGTCGTCTCAAGTGGCATATCTGCGTGCCGAGGGACGACGTTGGCCCTCTGCGTGTGCGCAAAATTTCGTGCAGGTTACATGATGGAGTGGTTCTCGGGAACCGGATACTGCGTTCCAACATGCGGACGCCACGCGGTGGCGACAGGGGTATCGCGCACGTGGCTTGAAGTGTGGGGGGAGCGAACGGGACAGATCGATGTCCGTCGCTCCAGGGGCGAGGCAGGCGGCGTCGCTCACCTCGCGGGTGCGCGGCAGGCGTCATTGCCCACAGCGCTTACGGCTCATGCCCAGTGGTTAAGCGTTCGAAACCAGTGAGTAACGGCTACTTATGCGGCCCAACGCATAAGTAGCGGTCGGCCTATCCTACGGCCGTTCCGAAGAAGCTGCCCAGGGCGTACGTCACACCGGCCGCCGCACCACCGAGAGCGAGCTGTCGCAGACCGCTGAACCACCAGGTCCGCGCCGTCACCTTGGCCACGACGGCACCGCACCCGAACAGCCCGACGAGGGCGACGAGAACCGCAGGCCACAAGGCGCTGGCCCCCAGCAGATAGGGCAGCACGGGAAGCAGCGCACCGAGCGCGAAGGCACCGAAGGACGAGACGGCGGCGACCAGCGGCGAGGGCAGGTCGCCGGGATCGATCCCGAGCTCTTCCCGTGCGTGGATCTCCAGAGCCTGCTCGGGGTCACGCGACAGCTGCTTGGCGACCTCCCGCGCGAGCGCCGGCTCGACCCCCCGTGCCTCGTACAGCGCGGCCAGCTCGGCCTCCTCGTCCTGCGGATGCTTGCGCAGCTCCCGCCGCTCGACGTCCAGCTCGGCCTCGACGAGCTCGCGCTGCGAGGCCACGGAGGTGTACTCACCGGCGGCCATGGAGAAGGCCCCGGCGGCAAGCCCCGCGAGCCCGGTGAGCACGATGGCCTGCTGCCCGACGGCGCCACCGGCGACGCCGGTCATCAGCGCGAGGTTGGAGACCAGTCCGTCCATGGCCCCGAAGACGGCGGGCCGCAGCCACCCTCCATTGACATCGCGATGGGTGTGGTTGTCACGGTGCGCCTCGTGCAGCGGCGCCTCGGTCTCGATGATGGCCATCAGGGGTCCCCCAGGGAAGCTAAGCCAAAGCTAACTTTAGACAGATTCTAATTACCGACAACCAGACTGTACGACGCGAAATTCCCGCCCGCCACGAAGGAAAGGCTGGGCTAACCTGCACCTTTACCTCCGAATGCGCATACGATCGCAAGCCTGCTCAGATGTCGACCGGGTGATGCTGAGGCAAGGGATGCTCTTGTCGTGACCGCCCCGTGGGACACATCCGCAAAGGCCCCGCGCCCTGTGCGGAGCCCCCGGAGGAGAGGCCCGCCGTATGGCATCGATCGCCTGCATCCCCTCGGCCCCGGCACCCGGGAACGCCGCCGAACTCCGCGAACGGGGCCGCGGCGCCCTCCTGGGCCTGGCGGTGGGAGACGCCCTCGGCGCCCCCGCGGAGAACCTGAAACCGTCGGAGATCCGAGCCCGCTGGGGCAGGATCACGGGGTACGTGGCCGAGACGCCCGCCGGCACGGACGACACCGAGTACGCGATCTTCTCTGGCCTCCTCCTGGCCCGCCATGGCTCGGCACTCACCCCGGCCCACGTCGAGGCGGCCTGGCACGAGTGGATCGCGGACCGCGAGGAGGGCCCGTTCCGGGGAGCGGGCTTCAGCGAACGCGGCACCCTGGAGAACCTGCGCCGGGGCCTGGCTGCCCCCATCTCCGCCCAGCACCGCCACGCCTGGAGCGACGGCCTGGCGATGCGCGCGGCCCCCTTCGGCGTCTACGCGTCCGGCCGCCCGGCGGAGGCGGCGCGCCTGGCGGCGATCGACGGCTCCGTGAGCCACGACGGCGAGGGCATCTACGGCGGCCAGGCGGTAGCCGCAGGAGTGGCGGCGGCGATGGCGGGCGCCCCCACGGTGGCGGTGGTCGCTTCGGCCCTGGCGGTGATCCCGGACGACTCCTGGACGGCCCGCTCCCTGCGCCGCGCGGTGGCGGTGGCCCACCGAGGCGAACGAGCGGTCCGCTCCGCGGTGGTCATCGGCGGCTACCCCTGGACCGACCTGGCCCCGGAGGCGGTGGCCCTCGCCTTCGGCGCCTACGCGGCGGCGGACGGCGACTTCGTGGAGGCGGTCCTGACGGCCGTCAACATGGGCCGCGACGCGGACACGACGGCAGCGGTGGCGGGCGCGCTGGCAGGCGCGACGAGGGGAGCGTCCGCGATCCCCACGGAGTGGGCAGCGGCCATCGGCCCGGCAAGGGGCAGCTGCCTGCCGTCGATGGCGGGCCACCACGTCCTGAACGTGGCGGACCTGCTGACACCGGGCGAGGAGTACGTACTGGCGGCGGACGGCGACGAGGCGGAGGCGCTGGCATGACACTCGAATACGAGCCAACACCTGCCGACGCCGGTGCGACCATTTCAGCCCGCCCGACGTCCGAGGCCGCCCCACCTCCCCCAGCCCCTCCGCCGCTCAAGGACGAGCCGACACCCCGCACCCCCACCCCACACCCCTCAGCCCCTCCGCCCCTCGAAGACGAGCC includes:
- a CDS encoding VIT1/CCC1 transporter family protein, with the translated sequence MAIIETEAPLHEAHRDNHTHRDVNGGWLRPAVFGAMDGLVSNLALMTGVAGGAVGQQAIVLTGLAGLAAGAFSMAAGEYTSVASQRELVEAELDVERRELRKHPQDEEAELAALYEARGVEPALAREVAKQLSRDPEQALEIHAREELGIDPGDLPSPLVAAVSSFGAFALGALLPVLPYLLGASALWPAVLVALVGLFGCGAVVAKVTARTWWFSGLRQLALGGAAAGVTYALGSFFGTAVG
- a CDS encoding ADP-ribosylglycohydrolase family protein, translated to MASIACIPSAPAPGNAAELRERGRGALLGLAVGDALGAPAENLKPSEIRARWGRITGYVAETPAGTDDTEYAIFSGLLLARHGSALTPAHVEAAWHEWIADREEGPFRGAGFSERGTLENLRRGLAAPISAQHRHAWSDGLAMRAAPFGVYASGRPAEAARLAAIDGSVSHDGEGIYGGQAVAAGVAAAMAGAPTVAVVASALAVIPDDSWTARSLRRAVAVAHRGERAVRSAVVIGGYPWTDLAPEAVALAFGAYAAADGDFVEAVLTAVNMGRDADTTAAVAGALAGATRGASAIPTEWAAAIGPARGSCLPSMAGHHVLNVADLLTPGEEYVLAADGDEAEALA